In one window of Catellicoccus marimammalium M35/04/3 DNA:
- a CDS encoding DegV family protein, with translation MQKVKIVTDSAATIEKKWVEQFDIHVIPLTVMIDNVVYVDGVTVQSDEFMDLMAESESLPKTSQPPLGEFIELYNELGRDGSAIISIHLAETLSGTVNCARQAATIADADVTVIDSHFIDQTQAFLAIHAAKMAQEGASKEEIIEAIERQRDEQSFLYLGVANLRNLVEGGRVNRVTGFLSSFLNIRITLQMKDSNLEVMGKGRGEKFFLRWLNKFKEDLRTKEVTQIGISHAGDLELANKIHAEMQEMYPDMYIPVLQTTPIVATHTGQGAFAIMYCTK, from the coding sequence ATGCAAAAAGTTAAGATTGTAACAGATTCCGCAGCAACCATTGAGAAAAAATGGGTCGAGCAATTTGATATCCATGTCATTCCTTTGACAGTGATGATTGATAATGTGGTATATGTTGATGGGGTTACGGTCCAAAGTGATGAATTTATGGATTTAATGGCTGAAAGTGAGTCTCTACCAAAGACTAGCCAGCCACCACTTGGAGAGTTTATTGAACTTTATAATGAATTAGGTCGTGACGGTAGTGCGATTATTTCCATTCATTTAGCAGAAACGTTAAGTGGTACAGTGAACTGTGCTCGTCAAGCAGCTACCATTGCGGATGCGGATGTTACGGTAATTGATTCTCATTTTATCGATCAAACACAAGCATTTTTAGCCATTCATGCCGCTAAAATGGCACAAGAAGGCGCAAGCAAAGAAGAAATTATTGAAGCGATTGAACGTCAACGTGATGAGCAAAGCTTCTTATACTTAGGAGTGGCCAATTTACGTAACTTAGTTGAAGGTGGACGTGTAAATCGTGTTACTGGTTTCTTATCTAGCTTTTTAAACATTCGTATTACTTTACAAATGAAAGATTCTAATTTAGAAGTAATGGGCAAAGGTCGTGGTGAAAAATTCTTTTTACGTTGGTTAAATAAATTTAAAGAAGATCTACGTACAAAAGAAGTGACACAAATTGGTATTTCTCATGCTGGAGATTTAGAATTAGCCAACAAAATTCATGCTGAAATGCAAGAGATGTATCCTGATATGTACATCCCTGTATTGCAAACTACACCAATTGTAGCGACACATACAGGACAAGGTGCGTTTGCGATTATGTACTGTACAAAATAA
- the lspA gene encoding signal peptidase II: MVIPLMISAFVLLADQALKFWVVQHIPLGDIVGHNPVLDLTYLQNRGAAWSIFQGKVGFLFLIAFIASLVIIYLLYKYRHRSPWLRIGLGLCLGGALGNMIDRIRLGYVVDMFHLELFSFPVFNIADIALCIGVVCIMFYLVKEE; the protein is encoded by the coding sequence TTGGTTATTCCATTAATGATTAGTGCCTTTGTTTTACTAGCTGATCAAGCCTTAAAATTTTGGGTTGTCCAACATATTCCTTTAGGAGATATTGTTGGGCATAACCCTGTATTAGATTTGACGTATTTACAAAATCGAGGCGCTGCATGGAGTATTTTTCAAGGAAAAGTAGGATTTTTATTTTTAATTGCGTTTATCGCAAGTTTAGTAATCATTTATTTACTATATAAATATCGCCATCGCAGTCCATGGTTACGTATTGGTCTAGGACTATGTTTAGGCGGAGCACTAGGGAATATGATTGATCGTATTCGTTTAGGTTATGTAGTAGATATGTTTCATTTAGAATTATTCTCTTTTCCGGTTTTTAATATTGCAGATATTGCTTTATGTATTGGTGTGGTCTGCATTATGTTCTATTTGGTGAAAGAAGAATAA
- a CDS encoding DeoR/GlpR family DNA-binding transcription regulator, with the protein MLTIERQNQILAALQKQQFVRTNELAEELNTSLSTIRRDLKEMEELGLLRRCHGGAQLVSSRIDEEKLSDKTTFQMEAKLKIGVVAAKKIKPRSVIFLDAGSTTLQMIPHLAGKEITVVTNSIIHANQLMQHHIPTYIIGGMIKENTQAIINTTALEQLQQFHFDYAFVGANAIDVQDGFMTPDPEEASIKKVAIQHSGQAYVLTDHTKFDRSSFVTFSALEDAKIITDFCPEALRQEIQEKTQLEELL; encoded by the coding sequence ATGCTTACAATTGAAAGACAAAATCAAATTTTAGCAGCGCTACAAAAACAACAATTTGTACGCACTAACGAATTAGCAGAAGAATTAAATACTTCTCTTTCTACCATTCGTCGAGATTTAAAAGAAATGGAAGAATTGGGATTACTTCGTCGTTGTCACGGAGGAGCACAACTCGTTTCTAGTCGAATTGATGAAGAAAAGTTAAGTGATAAAACGACGTTCCAAATGGAGGCAAAATTAAAAATTGGCGTGGTTGCAGCGAAGAAAATTAAACCACGAAGTGTCATTTTCTTAGACGCAGGAAGTACAACGTTACAAATGATTCCTCATCTAGCAGGAAAAGAAATTACAGTGGTAACGAATTCTATCATCCACGCAAATCAATTAATGCAACATCATATCCCTACCTATATTATTGGCGGAATGATTAAAGAGAATACACAAGCAATTATTAATACTACTGCTCTTGAGCAATTACAACAATTTCACTTTGATTATGCTTTTGTAGGAGCGAATGCGATTGATGTGCAAGATGGTTTTATGACTCCAGATCCAGAAGAAGCAAGTATTAAAAAAGTTGCAATTCAACATAGTGGCCAAGCTTATGTGTTAACTGATCATACAAAATTTGATCGCTCTTCCTTTGTAACATTTTCTGCCTTGGAGGATGCAAAAATTATTACTGATTTTTGCCCTGAAGCTCTACGTCAAGAGATTCAAGAAAAAACACAATTGGAGGAACTATTATGA
- a CDS encoding EbsA family protein, producing MKKKEKKIFYCFDRYHNITYWSLTLFLICLVVIISLEVGKPNVWSISCGLLAFLLVIIAYRQQLQFTDKSLKKNSVWPKKRRDIPYTSIEGVQWKQGMCIIYLQDKSMLSIHLWPKEKERLMESFQAKGIKIENK from the coding sequence ATGAAAAAGAAAGAGAAAAAAATTTTTTATTGTTTTGATCGTTATCATAACATCACTTATTGGTCTCTTACTTTATTTTTAATATGTCTTGTGGTCATTATATCATTAGAAGTAGGAAAACCAAATGTTTGGTCGATTAGCTGTGGACTTTTAGCATTTCTTTTAGTTATCATCGCTTATCGCCAACAATTACAATTCACAGACAAATCACTAAAAAAGAATTCCGTATGGCCCAAAAAAAGAAGGGACATCCCCTATACATCAATAGAAGGAGTTCAATGGAAACAAGGAATGTGTATTATTTATTTGCAAGATAAATCCATGCTTTCTATCCATCTTTGGCCAAAAGAAAAAGAAAGATTGATGGAATCATTTCAAGCAAAGGGAATCAAAATTGAAAATAAATAA
- a CDS encoding ribonuclease HI family protein: MIRLYVDASTKGNPGPCGVGIVILKDQEQLQISQPLVHNYTNHEAEFIALITGLNILLEHHWENEWVSIHSDSKIVVQSIEKQYTKKPEFQKLLKGALQQLQKFPLHSLTWIPEKQNQGADHLARQALQKRLKE; the protein is encoded by the coding sequence ATGATTAGATTATATGTAGATGCGTCCACGAAAGGAAATCCTGGTCCTTGTGGTGTCGGCATTGTCATTCTTAAAGATCAAGAGCAACTGCAAATCAGTCAGCCCTTAGTTCATAATTATACCAACCATGAAGCAGAATTCATAGCGTTAATTACTGGACTTAACATTCTTTTAGAGCATCATTGGGAAAATGAATGGGTTTCCATTCATAGTGATAGCAAAATTGTCGTGCAAAGCATTGAGAAACAATACACAAAAAAACCAGAGTTTCAAAAGCTTTTAAAAGGAGCTTTACAGCAGCTCCAAAAATTCCCACTCCACTCTTTGACTTGGATTCCAGAAAAACAAAACCAAGGAGCGGACCACCTTGCTCGCCAAGCATTACAAAAAAGATTAAAAGAATAA
- a CDS encoding formate--tetrahydrofolate ligase, translated as MKSDIEISQAATLWPITKVAKEVGLTEGQIECYGHYKAKINDKAWENMPTKEGKLILVTATNPTPSGEGKSTVSIGLADALRLEGENATLALREPSLGPVMGIKGGATGGGYSQVVPMEDINLHFTGDIHAITTANNALAALIDNHIQQGNELGIDVRKILWKRCVDLNDRALRHVVVGLGGPMQGVPREDGFDITVASEIMAILCLATSLSDLKERLSNILIGYNYNNEPVYVRDLKVEGALTVLLKDAFQPNLVQTLAHTPTFIHGGPFANIAHGCNSIMATKAALRLGDYTVTEAGFGADLGGEKFLDIVSERLDHRPEAIVLVSTIRSLKYNGGVAKEDLTKENLEALEKGSANLAQHIQSLTRYQVPVVVALNRFVTDTEAEIAWVKDFCARLGVVAVDTEVWAKGGEGGRELAKAVIAACEEKHEFSPLYTEADSLEEKIRQIVIHTYGGKDFVLTTEAQKQLAEIKAHGWDHLPICMAKTQYSLSDQPEKLGAPKDFTITIRSFIPKLGAGFIVALTGTVLTMPGLPKKPAALNMDVDENGKIKGLF; from the coding sequence ATGAAGTCAGATATTGAAATTTCACAAGCAGCTACATTATGGCCCATTACTAAAGTGGCAAAAGAAGTAGGATTAACCGAAGGACAAATTGAATGTTATGGCCATTATAAAGCCAAAATTAATGATAAAGCATGGGAAAACATGCCAACAAAAGAAGGAAAACTAATCTTAGTTACTGCTACGAATCCAACGCCAAGTGGCGAAGGAAAATCAACGGTTTCGATTGGTTTAGCTGATGCTTTACGTTTAGAAGGGGAAAATGCAACTTTAGCGTTACGTGAACCTTCTTTAGGACCTGTAATGGGAATCAAAGGTGGAGCGACTGGTGGTGGATATAGCCAAGTAGTACCAATGGAAGATATCAACTTGCATTTTACAGGAGATATTCATGCCATTACGACTGCCAATAATGCTTTAGCGGCTTTAATTGATAATCATATCCAACAAGGAAATGAATTAGGAATTGATGTTCGCAAAATTTTATGGAAACGTTGTGTAGACTTAAATGACCGTGCATTACGTCACGTTGTTGTTGGCTTGGGGGGACCTATGCAAGGTGTACCACGTGAAGATGGGTTTGATATTACAGTCGCAAGTGAAATTATGGCGATTTTATGTTTAGCTACTTCTCTTTCTGATTTGAAAGAACGTTTAAGTAATATCTTAATTGGCTATAACTACAATAATGAACCTGTTTATGTACGTGACTTAAAAGTAGAAGGTGCGTTAACTGTTCTTTTGAAAGATGCCTTCCAACCAAACTTAGTACAAACTTTAGCTCATACGCCAACCTTTATTCATGGAGGTCCATTTGCGAATATTGCTCATGGATGCAACAGTATTATGGCAACAAAAGCGGCATTACGCTTAGGAGATTATACTGTAACAGAAGCTGGTTTTGGAGCAGACCTTGGTGGAGAAAAATTCTTAGATATCGTTAGTGAACGACTAGATCACCGTCCAGAAGCTATTGTTTTAGTCAGCACTATTCGCTCTTTAAAATACAACGGTGGAGTAGCAAAAGAAGACTTAACAAAAGAAAATTTAGAAGCTTTAGAAAAAGGAAGTGCCAACCTAGCACAACATATTCAAAGTCTGACACGTTATCAAGTTCCTGTCGTTGTTGCGTTAAATCGCTTTGTTACAGACACAGAAGCTGAAATTGCTTGGGTAAAAGATTTCTGTGCTCGTCTAGGAGTAGTTGCGGTAGATACAGAAGTATGGGCAAAAGGTGGCGAAGGTGGTCGTGAGTTAGCCAAAGCAGTAATTGCAGCTTGCGAGGAAAAACATGAGTTTTCACCTTTATATACAGAAGCAGATTCTTTAGAAGAAAAAATTCGACAAATTGTCATTCATACTTATGGCGGAAAAGATTTTGTATTAACTACAGAAGCACAAAAACAATTAGCTGAAATTAAAGCTCACGGTTGGGATCACTTACCAATTTGTATGGCAAAAACACAATATTCCTTATCCGACCAACCAGAGAAATTAGGAGCACCAAAAGACTTTACGATTACAATTCGTTCCTTTATTCCAAAATTAGGAGCAGGATTTATTGTTGCCTTAACAGGTACAGTATTAACAATGCCAGGGTTACCAAAAAAACCAGCCGCATTAAATATGGATGTAGATGAAAATGGAAAAATTAAGGGGTTGTTTTAA
- a CDS encoding ZIP family metal transporter — MEKLLTLPLWQLALLATLFTYGMTALGAALVFFFKEIKPNALKLMLGFASGIMVAASFWSLLDPAIEKAEENGQIAWLIVAAGFACGGLVLYLADRILPHLHIGASEPEGKKTSWQRSVLLVLSITLHNIPEGLAVGVAFGALQGSNNMEQALIGAMTIALGMGIQNFPEGAAVSIPLRQEGMSLGKSFFYGQASGIVEPIFGVLGVLLVTSMASILPFALAFAAGAMIYVVAEELIPEAKQYGNDHYMVFGLMAGFIIMMILDVALG, encoded by the coding sequence ATGGAAAAACTATTGACGTTACCTTTATGGCAGTTAGCTCTTTTAGCGACGTTATTTACCTATGGGATGACGGCTTTAGGAGCAGCATTGGTTTTCTTTTTTAAAGAGATTAAACCCAATGCGCTAAAATTAATGCTAGGCTTTGCTTCCGGTATCATGGTGGCAGCAAGCTTTTGGTCTTTACTAGATCCTGCGATTGAAAAGGCGGAGGAAAATGGACAAATTGCTTGGCTAATTGTCGCAGCAGGATTTGCTTGTGGAGGATTAGTGTTGTATTTAGCAGATCGCATTTTACCACACTTACATATTGGAGCAAGTGAGCCAGAAGGGAAAAAGACGAGTTGGCAACGAAGTGTTCTTTTAGTGCTATCAATTACTTTGCATAATATTCCAGAAGGATTAGCAGTAGGGGTGGCTTTTGGAGCGCTTCAAGGAAGTAACAATATGGAACAAGCACTGATTGGTGCGATGACGATTGCGCTAGGGATGGGGATTCAAAACTTCCCAGAAGGGGCAGCAGTATCCATTCCATTGCGTCAAGAAGGAATGAGTCTTGGCAAATCCTTCTTCTATGGACAAGCATCAGGAATCGTAGAGCCAATCTTTGGGGTGTTAGGAGTACTTTTAGTTACGAGCATGGCTAGTATTTTACCGTTTGCCTTAGCTTTTGCGGCAGGCGCGATGATTTATGTAGTAGCAGAAGAACTAATTCCCGAAGCCAAACAATATGGAAATGATCATTATATGGTTTTTGGTCTAATGGCTGGATTTATTATTATGATGATTTTAGATGTAGCGTTAGGCTAG
- a CDS encoding exonuclease, which produces MNKTNYVREIVDSYCVLDVETTGLSPYLDNIIEVSILKVENNQIIDTYSQLVDPEITLDDFIINLTGIDNNMLVNMPKIYEIESEVLNFIGTDIIVGHHTSFDIRFLSQNFKEEVNNKYIDTIQFSRKLYPELRNYKLSTLTEYLNLHENTHRSLDDCISTKELYDRIKNDMKEKNLTIQDLWKKSYKSKSKLDLTSIHPENENIDEDNFFFNKHIVFTGKLETMTRKEACQLVVNKGGILDNSVCKKTNYLILGNNDYNKSIKDGKSVKQKKAENLKLNGQDIDIIDEQTFYDLINE; this is translated from the coding sequence ATGAACAAAACAAATTATGTTAGAGAAATAGTGGATAGCTATTGTGTATTAGATGTAGAAACCACTGGATTATCTCCTTATTTAGATAATATAATTGAGGTTAGCATCTTAAAAGTTGAAAATAACCAAATTATTGATACATATTCACAATTAGTTGACCCTGAAATTACTTTGGATGATTTCATAATTAACTTAACAGGCATTGATAATAATATGTTGGTAAATATGCCTAAAATATATGAAATAGAGAGTGAAGTGTTAAACTTTATAGGCACTGATATTATTGTAGGACATCATACTTCATTTGATATACGATTTTTATCTCAAAACTTTAAAGAAGAAGTGAACAATAAATATATTGATACAATACAATTTTCTAGAAAGCTGTATCCAGAGTTAAGAAATTATAAGCTTTCAACTTTAACAGAATATTTGAATTTACATGAGAATACACATAGGTCTTTGGATGATTGTATATCAACAAAGGAACTATATGATAGGATTAAAAATGATATGAAAGAGAAAAATTTAACGATTCAAGATTTATGGAAAAAAAGCTATAAATCTAAATCCAAATTAGATCTTACTTCTATACATCCAGAAAATGAAAATATAGATGAAGATAATTTCTTTTTTAATAAACATATTGTTTTTACAGGGAAATTAGAAACAATGACTAGAAAAGAAGCTTGTCAATTAGTAGTTAATAAAGGTGGAATTTTAGATAATTCTGTTTGTAAGAAAACAAATTATTTAATATTGGGAAATAATGACTATAATAAGTCTATTAAAGATGGAAAATCAGTAAAACAAAAGAAAGCAGAAAATTTAAAATTAAATGGGCAAGATATAGATATTATAGATGAACAAACTTTTTATGATTTAATTAATGAATAA
- a CDS encoding PTS fructose transporter subunit IIABC has protein sequence MDVTKLLNQDCMILDLKATNKADAIDEMVQRLYEAGVIQDVASFKEGILKREAQSSTGLGDGIAIPHAKCASVKQATVLFARSKQGLDYEALDGQNTHLFFMIAAPEGANNEHLQALSALSQLLMNPSFVGKLKEVTSKEQVIELFKEEQKEEEKQNQPAVEENNDAPFIVAVTACPTGIAHTYMAEKALYQAAKDLNVNIKVETNGSDGAKNVLTSDEIAKAQAVIIAADKKVETARFAGKRVLFRPVADGVRKPEVLIDEALSDRCPIYEADQSVATEEKAQPTSVWQTIYKHLMNGVSTMLPFIIGGGIMIALAFLIDQTMGVPKDHLAQLGSYHPAAAMFKQIGDAAFGFMLPVLAGFIASSIADRPGLVAGFVAGALANAGGAGFLGALVGGFAAGYLVLGVKKVFSYLPNALAGIRSVLLYPLFGVMVTGFAMLLINIPMKAINDALNGFLNGMSGTSAVLLGALLAGMMAVDLGGPVNKAAYVFATGTLAASVASGGSVMMAATMAGGMVPPLAIFVATTLFRNKFTKEERDAGLSNIVMGLSFVTEGAIPFAAADPLRAIPSFIIGSAVTGGLVGLMNIKLMAPHGGIFVIMLVSHPFLYLGLIALGAVISGVILGLLKKKQNA, from the coding sequence ATGGACGTAACAAAGTTACTGAATCAAGATTGCATGATCTTAGATTTAAAAGCAACAAACAAAGCAGATGCCATTGATGAAATGGTGCAGCGTTTATATGAAGCAGGAGTGATCCAAGATGTTGCTTCATTTAAAGAAGGAATTTTAAAACGTGAAGCACAAAGCTCTACTGGATTAGGAGATGGTATTGCTATCCCTCACGCAAAATGTGCTAGCGTAAAACAAGCAACCGTTTTATTTGCTCGTAGTAAACAAGGTTTAGATTATGAAGCATTAGATGGTCAAAACACTCATTTATTCTTCATGATTGCTGCTCCAGAAGGCGCAAATAATGAACATTTACAAGCATTATCTGCCCTATCTCAATTATTGATGAATCCTTCTTTTGTTGGAAAATTAAAAGAAGTAACATCTAAAGAACAAGTGATCGAGTTATTTAAAGAAGAACAAAAAGAAGAAGAAAAACAAAATCAACCTGCAGTTGAAGAAAATAACGATGCTCCATTTATCGTTGCGGTTACTGCTTGTCCAACAGGAATTGCCCACACTTATATGGCAGAAAAAGCATTGTATCAAGCAGCGAAAGATTTAAACGTGAACATCAAAGTAGAAACCAATGGTTCAGATGGAGCGAAAAACGTTTTAACAAGCGATGAAATTGCGAAAGCACAAGCTGTTATTATTGCTGCAGATAAAAAAGTGGAAACTGCTCGCTTTGCTGGAAAACGCGTATTATTCCGTCCAGTAGCTGATGGAGTTCGTAAACCAGAAGTATTAATTGACGAAGCATTATCTGATCGTTGCCCAATTTATGAAGCTGATCAATCCGTAGCGACAGAAGAAAAAGCACAACCAACTTCTGTATGGCAAACAATTTATAAACACTTAATGAATGGGGTTTCTACAATGTTACCATTCATTATCGGTGGCGGAATCATGATTGCACTTGCCTTCTTGATTGACCAAACGATGGGAGTTCCTAAAGATCATTTAGCACAATTAGGTTCTTACCACCCTGCAGCTGCGATGTTTAAACAAATCGGTGATGCTGCATTTGGCTTCATGTTACCTGTATTAGCTGGATTTATTGCTTCAAGTATTGCAGACCGTCCTGGTTTAGTAGCCGGATTTGTTGCTGGTGCGTTAGCAAACGCAGGTGGTGCTGGATTCTTAGGTGCTTTAGTAGGTGGTTTTGCTGCTGGATACTTAGTATTAGGTGTGAAGAAAGTCTTCTCTTACTTACCAAATGCATTAGCAGGTATCCGTAGTGTGTTATTATACCCACTATTTGGAGTAATGGTTACTGGATTTGCTATGTTATTAATTAACATTCCAATGAAAGCAATCAATGATGCGTTAAATGGTTTCTTAAACGGAATGAGCGGTACAAGCGCAGTTCTATTAGGTGCATTATTAGCAGGTATGATGGCTGTAGACTTAGGTGGTCCTGTAAACAAAGCAGCTTATGTCTTTGCGACAGGTACTTTAGCAGCAAGCGTAGCTTCTGGTGGTTCTGTAATGATGGCTGCCACAATGGCTGGTGGTATGGTTCCTCCTTTGGCAATCTTTGTTGCGACAACTTTATTCCGTAATAAATTTACAAAAGAAGAACGCGATGCTGGATTATCAAATATCGTTATGGGTCTATCTTTCGTTACTGAAGGGGCAATCCCATTTGCCGCCGCTGATCCACTACGTGCGATTCCAAGTTTCATCATTGGTTCTGCGGTAACTGGAGGATTAGTTGGTTTAATGAACATTAAATTAATGGCTCCTCACGGTGGTATCTTCGTTATCATGTTAGTAAGCCACCCATTCTTATACTTAGGATTAATCGCTTTAGGTGCGGTAATCAGTGGTGTAATTCTTGGTTTATTAAAGAAAAAACAAAATGCATAA
- a CDS encoding RluA family pseudouridine synthase, whose amino-acid sequence MTEKQYTITTEKGRIDKVLANLFPEYTRSKLQTWVKEGIVTVNGKPTKSNYKVATGDQISFTPQEDKPLTAEPQNIPLDIIYEDEDVIVINKPQGMVVHPSPGHPDGTLVNGLLYHTQLSEMEEGTIRPGIVHRIDKDTSGLLMVAKNNQSHESLAKQLSEKTSHRRYLAIVHGDIDHAKGKIDAPIGRDPKDRKKQAVIKEGRPAVTHFEVLERFGRYTLIACQLETGRTHQIRVHMNYIGHPLAGDPLYGPKKTLAGEGQFLHAQELGFEHPTTGEWMQFSVEPPKLFQETLEKLRKGE is encoded by the coding sequence ATGACAGAAAAACAATATACGATTACAACAGAAAAAGGACGTATCGATAAAGTATTAGCGAATCTTTTCCCAGAATATACTCGTTCCAAATTACAAACATGGGTAAAAGAAGGCATCGTGACAGTTAATGGAAAACCAACTAAATCCAATTATAAAGTAGCTACAGGAGACCAAATTTCCTTTACGCCACAAGAGGATAAACCACTAACTGCAGAGCCACAAAATATTCCGTTAGATATTATTTATGAAGATGAAGATGTAATCGTCATTAATAAACCGCAAGGAATGGTTGTACATCCATCTCCAGGACATCCTGATGGAACATTAGTCAATGGATTACTTTATCATACGCAATTATCAGAAATGGAAGAGGGCACAATTCGTCCAGGAATTGTCCATCGTATCGATAAAGATACTTCTGGCTTATTGATGGTAGCGAAGAATAATCAAAGTCATGAATCATTAGCGAAGCAGTTATCAGAAAAAACGAGCCATCGCCGTTATTTAGCGATTGTTCATGGAGATATTGATCATGCCAAAGGGAAAATTGATGCACCGATTGGACGTGATCCAAAAGATCGTAAAAAACAAGCAGTGATTAAAGAAGGACGTCCAGCAGTCACTCACTTTGAAGTACTAGAGCGCTTTGGTCGTTATACTTTAATTGCTTGTCAGTTGGAAACTGGACGTACGCATCAAATTCGAGTGCATATGAATTATATTGGACATCCTTTAGCTGGAGATCCATTGTATGGTCCAAAGAAAACTTTAGCTGGAGAAGGGCAATTTTTACATGCTCAAGAACTTGGGTTTGAACATCCAACGACGGGAGAATGGATGCAGTTTTCTGTAGAACCACCAAAATTATTCCAAGAAACATTAGAGAAATTACGTAAAGGGGAATAA
- the pfkB gene encoding 1-phosphofructokinase, whose protein sequence is MIYTITLNPSIDYVIQMDHLELGTVNRMDTDFKFPGGKGINVSRILQRLEIPNTALGYVGGFTGAFITNELAKENITTDFISIAEDTRINVKIKAQQETEINGAGPMISEAEQQQLFDQLSQVTKEDIIVFAGSTPKNLKDGFYQKLIQFVTERGAQFVIDTTGKDLEAALSFRPLVVKPNKDELAELYQTTFETQEDIYPYAQKLMAEGAQQVLISMAGDGALLFEGENIYFAAPLKKPLKNSVGAGDSMIAGFTGTYAQTKNPLEAFKMGVACGSATAFSDDLATADFIQECYNEVVIEKIK, encoded by the coding sequence ATGATTTATACTATCACCCTAAATCCTTCTATTGATTACGTGATTCAAATGGATCATTTGGAACTAGGTACAGTAAATCGTATGGACACTGATTTTAAATTTCCTGGTGGAAAAGGAATCAATGTTTCTCGTATTTTACAACGTTTAGAAATTCCAAATACAGCTTTAGGATATGTCGGTGGTTTTACTGGAGCTTTCATCACCAATGAATTAGCTAAAGAAAACATTACGACTGATTTTATCTCGATTGCTGAAGATACACGTATCAATGTGAAGATTAAAGCTCAACAAGAAACAGAAATTAATGGTGCAGGTCCAATGATTTCTGAAGCAGAGCAACAACAGTTATTTGACCAATTATCTCAAGTAACAAAAGAAGACATCATTGTTTTTGCTGGAAGCACTCCCAAAAACTTAAAAGATGGTTTCTACCAAAAATTAATTCAGTTTGTCACAGAAAGAGGCGCTCAATTTGTTATTGATACTACAGGAAAAGATTTAGAAGCTGCTTTATCTTTCCGCCCTCTTGTTGTAAAGCCAAATAAAGATGAATTGGCAGAATTATATCAAACTACTTTTGAAACGCAAGAAGATATTTATCCTTACGCTCAAAAATTAATGGCAGAAGGTGCTCAACAAGTCTTAATCTCTATGGCTGGAGATGGTGCTCTTTTATTTGAAGGAGAAAACATTTACTTTGCAGCTCCTTTGAAAAAACCATTAAAAAATTCAGTCGGCGCTGGTGATTCTATGATTGCTGGGTTCACAGGAACTTATGCACAAACAAAGAATCCATTAGAAGCCTTCAAAATGGGCGTTGCTTGCGGAAGTGCTACTGCTTTTTCTGATGACTTAGCTACGGCAGACTTCATTCAAGAATGCTATAACGAAGTTGTCATTGAAAAAATTAAATAA